The proteins below come from a single Cannabis sativa cultivar Pink pepper isolate KNU-18-1 chromosome 3, ASM2916894v1, whole genome shotgun sequence genomic window:
- the LOC133035832 gene encoding uncharacterized protein LOC133035832, with protein MWMGEPRGLFSIKSACRSVKGITHTTPADAKWKCLWTSKIHPRLKLIWWQLERDAFPTRGKIAQFMELNDVYCPICGEDVETIFHLLWKYNLAKAIWFNSPMGLRAELVDVNCWEHWKNWFKEDFNRPPNLTFQEILITALCVAETVWSERNSIVHSQLRCPPQKVLLNVNNKVRDHLKVACNEVTEFCEWRPPPDLWLCCNCDISVDEDGVVLATVVRDDKGNIVNIKTERSLSTDLLIGEGLAVCMAAELMHKMRVKNVIFQSDNMEVATDLSMESRKDINFKLTDIRKRFHQVCSQLTGWGIGHVN; from the coding sequence ATGTGGATGGGAGAACCTCGTGGACTCTTCTCAATTAAATCGGCGTGCCGGAGTGTCAAAGGTATCACACATACTACCCCAGCGGATGCAAAATGGAAGTGTTTATGGACATCCAAAATCCATCCTCGTCTTAAACTCATTTGGTGGCAGCTTGAGAGGGATGCATTCCCAACAAGAGGTAAGATAGCTCAATTTATGGAACTGAATGATGTGTACTGTCCTATATGTGGGGAGGATGTCGAGACAATTTTCCATCTGCTATGGAAATACAATTTGGCTAAAGCCATATGGTTCAACTCACCTATGGGGCTTCGGGCTGAATTGGTTGATGTGAACTGTTGGGAACATTGGAAGAATTGGTTCAAGGAGGACTTCAATAGACCCCCAAATCTCACTTTCCAAGAGATTTTGATCACTGCTCTATGTGTGGCGGAAACTGTGTGGTCTGAACGAAATTCTATTGTGCATTCTCAATTGAGATGCCCGCCTCAGAAGGTGTTACTGAATGTTAACAATAAAGTTAGAGATCATCTGAAGGTGGCTTGCAATGAGGTGACGGAATTCTGTGAATGGCGCCCCCCACCCGACTTGTGGCTATGCTGCAATTGTGATATTTCTGTGGACGAGGACGGTGTGGTTCTTGCAACGGTGGTTCGAGATGACAAAGGCAACATTGTCAACATCAAAACTGAGAGAAGCCTCTCCACTGACCTGCTGATTGGGGAAGGGCTTGCAGTCTGCATGGCGGCCGAGTTAATGCATAAGATGAGGGTCAAGAATGTGATCTTTCAGAGTGACAACATGGAGGTAGCCACAGATCTTTCCATGGAATCAAGGAAGGATATCAACTTCAAACTCACGGATATACGAAAGCGCTTCCATCAGGTGTGCTCACAGTTGACTGGGTGGGGCATTGGTCATGTGAATTGA
- the LOC115710849 gene encoding WEB family protein At1g12150-like — translation MGEIDTTKPIESVQAAISLFSEKCDHQNNWLTANNECERNRELECVLKELANCKVQLEAKEAAYMQTLHKLEHTKEKVDELSILIENSDIEREIYVNEYKNTSARIEKFESEAKEMAVQLSEATNICAQLSNELKATQAELICKEAQFDSAREAEVKALTQVEVMEKALAEEREKCQELLSKISELNEANFMLKASECEAQKEKIAMASEKDMEIELAKIALDETKEKLEDVERDVEMMEEMEGEFVFKMILGNVLELKLVEANEELTFLSKKLAADTDSELKLKLIREELEVWERKSLSQEALIEAFKMEVNQVKMELRSANELVSQLMDDVEILTYDILKAKTEINEMKRKETEAQVEIALMKTELQKESRDRNDGHIKGDDQIWAPTSDNKHELETLRKELDAALAKVAEFRNRGEQANFRAEMAEKAKAAIEDQLRKWREDRQKKKLALVAVPSVASSSRNLISSSIGENPPPTHHQPLYKLLNMKF, via the exons ATGGGAGAGATTGATACAACCAAACCAATTGAATCAGTCCAGGCAGCTATATCCTTGTTCAGTGAGAAATGTGACCATCAGAATAACTGGCTCACTGCCAACAAT GAATGTGAGAGAAATAGAGAGCTTGAATGTGTGTTAAAAGAGTTGGCAAATTGTAAAGTTCAACTAGAAGCTAAGGAGGCTGCATATATGCAAACCCTTCATAAGCTAGAACACACTAAGGAAAAAGTTGATGAACTTTCCATTTTGATTGAGAACTCTGACATAGAAAGGGAAATATATGTGAATGAGTACAAGAACACCAGTGCTAGAATCGAAAAGTTTGAATCAGAGGCGAAAGAGATGGCGGTTCAGTTGTCAGAAGCTACAAATATCTGTGCGCAGCTTTCGAACGAGTTAAAGGCCACTCAAGCAGAGCTTATTTGTAAGGAGGCACAGTTTGATTCAGCCAGGGAGGCAGAGGTGAAGGCTTTGACACAAGTAGAAGTGATGGAAAAAGCTTTAGCAGAGGAAAGAGAAAAGTGTCAAGAGCTTTTGAGCAAAATTTCTGAGCTGAATGAGGCTAACTTTATGCTAAAGGCTTCTGAGTGTGAGGCTCAGAAAGAGAAGATTGCAATGGCTTCTGAGAAAGATATGGAAATTGAGTTGGCTAAAATTGCTTTGGATGAAACAAAAGAGAAGCTAGAAGATGTGGAAAGAGATGTTGAAATGATGGAGGAGATGGAAGGTGAGTTTGTTTTCAAAATGATATTGGGCAATGTTCTTGAGTTGAAACTTGTAGAAGCAAATGAAGAGCTAACATTCTTGTCCAAAAAATTAGCTGCTGATACCGATTCGGAATTGAAGCTGAAGCTAATTAGAGAAGAGTTGGAAGTATGGGAAAGAAAGAGCTTGAGTCAAGAAGCTTTGATTGAGGCATTCAAAATGGAAGTGAATCAAGTAAAAATGGAGTTAAGAAGTGCAAATGAGTTGGTGAGCCAGTTGATGGATGATGTTGAAATACTTACTTATGATATACTAAAGGCGAAAACTGAGATTAATGAAATGAAGAGGAAAGAAACAGAAGCTCAAGTTGAGATAGCACTAATGAAAACTGAGCTTCAGAAAGAGAGTAGAGATCGCAATGATGGTCACATAAAGGGTGATGATCAAATTTGGGCGCCAACTTCTGATAACAAGCATGAGCTGGAAACTTTGAGGAAGGAGTTGGATGCTGCATTGGCTAAAGTTGCTGAATTCCGAAACCGAGGAGAACAAGCCAATTTTCGAGCTGAAATGGCTGAGAAAGCTAAAGCAGCAATTGAGGATCAATTAAGAAAATGGAGAGAAGATagacaaaagaaaaaattggcTCTGGTTGCTGTACCAAGTGTGGCATCTTCCTCAAGAAATTTGATTTCTTCTTCCATTGGTGAGAACCCTCCACCAACTCATCATCAGCCACTATATAAGCTACTCAACATGAAATTTTAG